The nucleotide window TCCTGTTACCAGAAACAGCAGAATGCCTACGATGGGCTTGGCTATGGCGCCGGGCCGGGGCCCCACACGGGTGAAGTAAACCACCAGAAAAGGCAGCAAGAGCGCATACAGGGCTACCGGGCCTTTGCTTAGGATGGTGAAACCCAGCAGCAAGCCGGCCCCGGCATACGCCCCTAATGCCCCCGTGCGAAGCCCACGCACCAGCAGCCAGAGGCAGCCTACCATCCAGGCGTTGGAAAAGATGTCCCACTGCCCGTCGCGGCCCACGGTGATGAGCAGCAGGCTGCTGGCCAACACTACGGCCGCCAGCCAAGCCGTGCGCCCCGGCGCATCAGCTTCTGCCGGCAGCAGGCGGGTAAGCTCCCGGGCCAGTCCCCAGAAAAAGAAAACCAGCAGCGTGGCCATGCAGACGGCGGGCAGACGTAAGATGCCGAGGTTATCGGTAGGCCCCGTCAGGGTTTGCAGGGCGGCTACCGCCCAGGTAGGCAGCGGAGGCTTGGCCAGGCGGAGGGCCCCGTTCATGGTCGGAATCAGCCAGGAGCCGCCGGCCACCATTTCGCGGGCCGCCACAAAGTTGCGCGCCTCCATCAGGCCCACCTCCGGAGTGCCCAGGTGCACGAAAAAATTACAGCCGCAGATAAGCAAAACTGAAACCACCCGCCCGACGCGGGTTTGCAGAAACCGGGTAAATACTGTCAACTTCTCTCGTGCGGTTTTAAGTGGAAAATGCGCTGATAACTGCTTACTGTCCCTGATGCCGGAGTGCCTGCCGGCGCAGCCGCAGCAGCAACTGCACGTTGTCAGCCTCAAGGGCCTCGGGCTGGCAGGCCAGCAGCCGCCGGATGGCCTTCGGGGAACGGCCTCCGAAGATGACAACCTGCCGGCCCACCCGATGGATAGCCGCGCTCCGCTCGGGAGTTGCCACGCGCTTGGCCAGCACTACCGCCTCTACGCCCAGCTCCTGCGCCTGCTGAAGTCCGGCGTCGAAGTTTTCTGTCACCTCCAGGCCCAGTGGCACCCCAGGCAGCAGTTGGCGCAGATAGCGCAGTGTGGCTGGCTGGCTGGTTAGAATCAGGAGGCGCTGCGGAGGAATGGCATAGTGACTCAGCAACGCCTGAAGTGCCCGGGCCAGGGTGCGGGAGCGGGTTCCGTCTCCGTAGGGGGTACAGTCGTCGGATTCGTGCAGGTCCAGGTGCAGGATGGGGAATACGGGGCGCCGGGCCAGGCGGGCCAGCACAGTATCGAGGCGCTGAGGCCGTTCCCGCTGCAGCCAGTCGTAGGGCCAGCCACCGCGGTAGCGCAGCGCCAGCACCGCGGTGGCTGGCGTGGAACTCAGGCAGCCCGTGGCGGCAGAAGTCATGGACGGTAGGTTGGTATTATGGTACAGCAGTGGAATGCTGTCCTGGCTGAGCTGGACGTCAATTTCCACCCCATCGGCCCCGCGCCGCAAGGCCCGCACGATACCGCGCCAGGAGCTGGGTGGGGAAGAATTGAACGGATTGATGGGCGTGAAAAACCCAGAGCCAGCGTGCCCTATCACCTGTACCTGACTGACGGACAACGGCGTGGCGTTCTGCGCCCGCGCCGCCAGGAGTCTGCCCAGAACCAGCGCCCAGGTTAAAAAGGCCTTCCAGCCCCATAAAGGTTGTTTCATAGAAGTGAGTGCCTACGTACGCTACGGCGGCCGGGTGGCAAAATCGGCTACCTTTGCCTTCTTCCCTGCTTGTTTTCGGGAAGCCTCCCTCCTGTTTTCTCTTTTGCCAATGGCGTCTGTATTGGTCTCTGGTTGCGCTGGATTTATTGGGTCACACCTAGTGGAGCTACTGCTGCAGCGTGGGCACTGCGTGACGGGCCTGGATAACTTTGACCCGTTTTACGGCCGCCATCGCAAAGAACAGAATATGGCCGGATTCCGGCAGCATCCGCGCTTCAGCTTTCACGAAGTGGACCTGCGCCACGGCCAGGACGCGCTGGTAGACGCGCTGCCGGCCGACCCGATTGAGGTAGTGGTCCACCTGGCCGCCAAAGCCGGCGTAGGCCCCTCGGTGCACGCGCCCATCGACTACCTCGACAACAACGTGCTGGGCACCACCCACCTGCTGGAATGGATGCGGCAGCGGGGCATCCAAAAGCTGTTTTTTGCCTCGTCCTCTTCTGTATACGGCAATACGCCGGCGCGGCCGTTCCGGGAAGACGCCAACCTGCAGGCCACGTGCATCTCGCCCTACGCGGCCTCCAAGCTCACCGGCGAGCAGCTCACCTACACCTACCACCACCTCTACGGGCTGGACGTGCTCAACGCCCGGTTTTTTACCGTGTATGGCCCCCGCCAGCGGCCCGACCTGGCCATTCACAAGTTTGTGCGCCTGCTGCAGGCCGGACAGCCCATTCCCGTGTTTGGCGACGGCAGCACAGCCCGCGACTATACCTTCGTGCTGGATACAGTGGCGGGCATTTCGGCGGGCGTGGAACATCTGCTCACGCACACGGGCGTGTACGAAACCCTGAACCTGGGCAACAACCGCCCCGTAACCCTGCGGGAGCTTATTAAAGCTGTAGGCAAGGCCGTGGGCGTGGAGCCCGAGCTGCACTTTCAGCCCATGCAGCCCGGCGACGTGGACGTAACCTTCGCCGACATTACCAAGGCCCACCAGCTCTTGGGGTACGCCCCCCGCACTCCCCTGGCCGAAGGCCTGCAGGCTTTCGTGCAGTGGATGAGTCAGCAGGAAACGCCGTAATAGAAAGCAGAACTACCGGCTTTAGCCAATGGATGCCTGCTGCCGGGCCCGGGCCTGCTCCCGCCGAAGGAGCACAATGTTGCGGGCGTACACCACCGAGCCAAACACGTTCCCGATAAGCAGCACGGCATCCTGGCGCAATGCGGCGTACACTAGAATAAGCACTGAGCCGACGAAGCTGATAACCCAGAAGCTCAGCGGTAGGGAAGACTCGCCCTTGCGCTCTGAGTAAATCCACTGGTAGACAAAGCGCAGCAGAAAAATGGTTTGCCCGATGGCGCCCAGCGCCAGCAGCCCGGCCGGAATGCGGCTGCCCAGCATGGCCCGCAAACTGAAGTGCTGAGTGCCCAGGATAAACCAGCCCAGCATGGCCACCGGAAATACGTAGGCGGCGGCCCGGAACCAGCCATTGAGCTTGCGCCATTCGCCCAGCAGCTGCAGGTTGCGGATATAAATAGCGTAGCTGATGAGCTGGGCCAGCAGAATAACCGGGTCGTGGCGCAGAATGCCGTAGACAATCATCAGAAACGAGGAAACCAGGCTGATCTGCCAGAACAGCGTGGGCACCAGCACCCGCTTGGCCCGCTCGCTCTGCACCCATTGCAGCACAATCCGGCACGAAAACAACAGCTGCGAGACCAGCCCAATGCCCAGGGCAACGGTTTGCGAAGTCATAGCGCCTGACTTAGTTGCCCGATGACTCGGTTACCGCGGTTTCGGCCCGGTGGTGCTCCCCGATTTCGTAGTTTTTCCAGCGGCTGCGGATCCAGCGGAAACCAAACGTATCGACCAGCGGCTTCCAGGCCCGGTTCCAGAGGTTATACTTGGCCGTGCCGGCAAAGCGCGGGAAGTGGCGCACCGGCAGCTGCTTCACCTTACCGCCCTGCAGCTGCACCAACGCCCCCAGGAAGCGGTGCATGCCATGGAACAGGGGAATGCGGCGGGCATAGTCGGTTTTGATGATTTTCAGCGGGCAGCCCGTGTCCTGAATCCCGTCGTTGATGAGGGTGCGGCGCACGGTGTTGGCAATGACCGACGACAGCTTCTTCACGAAGGTATCCTGACGCTTGGCCCGGATGCCGTTGACCATATCAAACTCTGGCAGAAACTCGAAGAAAGTCATAAAATCCAGCGGCGTGGTCTGAATGTCGGAGTCGATGTAGCCGATGAGCGTGGTGCGGGCGTGGTCGATGCCGGCTTTCACGGCCGTGCTCAACCCCCGGTTCTGGCTTAGGCTGATAAACTCGTAGGCCGGCTTCTGGCGGCAGACCTCGCGCAGAAGAGCCAGGGAATTGTCGGTGGAGCCGTCGTTCACGAACAGCACGGTGGTGGGCACGGGGGTTTCAGCCAGGAACTTGTCCATCTCCACCACAAACTGCCCCAGGCTTTCTTCTTCATTATACACGGGCACGAGCACCGTGAGACTTTGGGAGGCAAGGTAAGCAGCGCGGTCAGGAGCAGGCATAGAAACAATGGGTAAAACGGAGCGCAAAGTACGGAAGGTTTTCAGGAAGCGTAGCTGCCCCATACGCAACCGGGCCCAAACGAATAGGTTTGGGCCCGGTTGCAAGAGTAAGACAACAAGTAAATAGCGGAACGGAAGAAGCTACGCGGTCCACTCCTCGCGCAAAACCGACATCACCAGCTTGTCATGAAACGCCTGCTTGCGGAAGCATGCCTGGCGTAGCCGGCCCTCCACCTGGAAGCCCGCTCGTCGATAAGCCTTCACCCCTCCCTTATTCGGCTCGGAAACCGTCAGCATAATCCGGTTCAGGCCTAACTCTGCAAAGCCCCGCGCTACAATTTGCCGGGTAACCGTCGTGGCAATGCCTTTGCCCCAGTACTGTTTATCGCCCACCAGGATGAAATATTCGCCGGATTGATTGACCGTTGAAATGCT belongs to Hymenobacter sp. J193 and includes:
- a CDS encoding glycerophosphodiester phosphodiesterase, which codes for MKQPLWGWKAFLTWALVLGRLLAARAQNATPLSVSQVQVIGHAGSGFFTPINPFNSSPPSSWRGIVRALRRGADGVEIDVQLSQDSIPLLYHNTNLPSMTSAATGCLSSTPATAVLALRYRGGWPYDWLQRERPQRLDTVLARLARRPVFPILHLDLHESDDCTPYGDGTRSRTLARALQALLSHYAIPPQRLLILTSQPATLRYLRQLLPGVPLGLEVTENFDAGLQQAQELGVEAVVLAKRVATPERSAAIHRVGRQVVIFGGRSPKAIRRLLACQPEALEADNVQLLLRLRRQALRHQGQ
- a CDS encoding GDP-mannose 4,6-dehydratase, whose translation is MASVLVSGCAGFIGSHLVELLLQRGHCVTGLDNFDPFYGRHRKEQNMAGFRQHPRFSFHEVDLRHGQDALVDALPADPIEVVVHLAAKAGVGPSVHAPIDYLDNNVLGTTHLLEWMRQRGIQKLFFASSSSVYGNTPARPFREDANLQATCISPYAASKLTGEQLTYTYHHLYGLDVLNARFFTVYGPRQRPDLAIHKFVRLLQAGQPIPVFGDGSTARDYTFVLDTVAGISAGVEHLLTHTGVYETLNLGNNRPVTLRELIKAVGKAVGVEPELHFQPMQPGDVDVTFADITKAHQLLGYAPRTPLAEGLQAFVQWMSQQETP
- a CDS encoding lipid-A-disaccharide synthase N-terminal domain-containing protein; its protein translation is MTSQTVALGIGLVSQLLFSCRIVLQWVQSERAKRVLVPTLFWQISLVSSFLMIVYGILRHDPVILLAQLISYAIYIRNLQLLGEWRKLNGWFRAAAYVFPVAMLGWFILGTQHFSLRAMLGSRIPAGLLALGAIGQTIFLLRFVYQWIYSERKGESSLPLSFWVISFVGSVLILVYAALRQDAVLLIGNVFGSVVYARNIVLLRREQARARQQASIG
- a CDS encoding glycosyltransferase, with translation MPAPDRAAYLASQSLTVLVPVYNEEESLGQFVVEMDKFLAETPVPTTVLFVNDGSTDNSLALLREVCRQKPAYEFISLSQNRGLSTAVKAGIDHARTTLIGYIDSDIQTTPLDFMTFFEFLPEFDMVNGIRAKRQDTFVKKLSSVIANTVRRTLINDGIQDTGCPLKIIKTDYARRIPLFHGMHRFLGALVQLQGGKVKQLPVRHFPRFAGTAKYNLWNRAWKPLVDTFGFRWIRSRWKNYEIGEHHRAETAVTESSGN
- a CDS encoding GNAT family N-acetyltransferase, whose amino-acid sequence is MTSYAIQLLPLHAEQAAIFLRWIQDPEVIAYSLSVFQQLNTLAEVTQWLTATLADTRSLTLGIYLAETEDLIGYAGITSISTVNQSGEYFILVGDKQYWGKGIATTVTRQIVARGFAELGLNRIMLTVSEPNKGGVKAYRRAGFQVEGRLRQACFRKQAFHDKLVMSVLREEWTA